ATTAGGGTATACAAATTGGGGGTTTGCTACCAATTTAGACAATTCTGTTTGGGTTGTTTGGGTTCTGATTGAATATAGTGTATGTAGTGTGTAGATTTCTCAATTTTTTGTGTATTTTGGATTTCAGCAGCTAATAATTGAATATGAGGTCGAAAAGACTGGAACTGCAAGAAGCTCAGCAGAAGCAGAAGAAGCTGTCAACAGCAAAAGGGCAAGAAGCTCTTCGGAACCTGAGGtcatcaacaacaaaaacacGCTCTGGGTCTGTCAACAACGGTAGAAGggaaaaagaagttgtgactgATGCAGTGGATGAAGGACTGGATGGTGGGAGGGAAAAAGATGATGCAGGGGAGGAAGAAGTCGATGCTATTGCTCTCGAGAAGCTGCAACAAAATCACGTTCCGCATTCGTGAACGGCAGAAGGGGAAAAGAAAATGGGACTGATGCAGTAGGTGAAACACTCAATGCTGTTGCTCTTGAGAAGAAGAAGTCGTTAACAGTAAAACCACGTGTTTCGTACGTCAATGGACGGAGGGCAAAAGAAATTGTGACTAATGCTGtggatgaaaggcccaacgttgTTGATGACATGCATGATACTGGGGGCGATGTTAGAGATGAAGATGCTGACATGGTTGATACTGGGAGCGATGCACGAGATGTAGCTGCTGACTCTGATCAAGATGCTGACGAGCAAATAGCGGACGATGAATGGTTACCCACCAACTCTGATGAAGATGCTGACGATGACATACTTGATGCGGATGGAAACGGTGACATGCAATTTGCAGAAGACCAGCCGTTACCCGCCAACTCTTATGAAGATGCTGACATACTTGATGCGGATGAAAACGGTCACATGCAAATCATGGATGACCAATTGTTACCTACCAACTCTGAGAATGTTGCAGGTTCATCAAGGAAAAGGAAACACCAAATGATCCAAAGGCAACTAATTGATCCCCATAGCGAGTCTAACTACGGAAATTTCACCGGTTATGGCCAAGGAAGCACTTCTGTTCCATTAGGTAAGTATTGTAACTTAATAACTAgttgtttattttgtttgttggTATATTAGTACATTGTAATGTTTTGTACACTTCATTTACTAGATAGGCGTATCCCAATTACATTCGACAAATATGGGCGGCCTTGTGATGTTGGGTCAGAAGAATTTGCAACGGATATTGGAAAGATAGTACGAGCATTTTGTCGTCCTGCGATTGAGTCTTGGAGAAAAGTTCCAGACAGCATGAAAGAGAATATATGGATAAATATTATTGTGAGTGTATTCAATTTGTTTGATTTATCTTCAAATATTTACGACCAGTACATGATATGGAGATTTTTTTTTGCAGGCTAGGTATGTCGTACCTGAAATTTATAAGCCTAATGTTTTGTCAAGGGCTAGCAAATCCTATAAAACATGGAAATCTCAGCTGCGAGTAGAGATGGATAAACATGAGACGGTTGCTGAGAAACAAATAAATATGCCATGGCGTTTGATTTCAAACAGAGAAGATTGGGAAAGTTTTGTTGATTTCTGCAATACTGACGAGGATAAGAAACATCGCGCAGCTGGTAGAAAAGCTAGAGAAAATCTTGAATTTTTACACTCATGTGGCAGGAAAGGAATTTATCGCAAATTATACGAACTGGTAAAAAACTTCTTATCATTTATTTACCGATTGTTATTgactcttttgtttttcttttgaatgACATTTTCTGTTATCTTATGTAGGAAAAAGAGAGTCCAACTGGTGAAGTTAACAGAGCTGCTATATTTGTTGACACCCATGTTTCCAAGAATATAAATGATCCGGAATCGTCCTCCATCTCAGATATTAAACTGGTAAGTTTAGTAATTTCCTTTGTCATACTATTGGAATATTAGTTCTTAGTTTATGTAGGTATGTATCTGAATTACTCTGTCCCTGCAGAGACTAATTAAAGAGCTTGTAGAAGCTAATCCAAACGGTCAAAAAGATATTGATAACGATGCTGTCGCACAGGTTAGTGAAACAAAAAACTCTAGTATATCTTTTGTAAACATCAATAATCTCTTCTGGTGAAATACCTTAAATGACTCTTTCTTTCTTAGGTATGTGGACTTGATGGTAAAGGTGTTGTAAGAGGCATGGGGGGAGGTGTTTTGAGAGCTAAGGTGCTTGCTTCCGCGGCAAGTGTTGAGACTCTTCGCAAAGtgcaacaagaaaacaagagtttGCAGTCTGATATTGATTTACTCCGACAGTTGGTAGTACGGACACCAAATCATACTTCTGCACCATCAGCGTCCCCCATACGAAACTGTAATTCTGTAACATCTAATCAATCTGTGTCACGCATGCAAAATTATACTTCTACACCATCAAATCAGGTAaaaaaaattcatgtgattcttACAAATTGAATGTACATTCAGAATCCAGTTATGCTCTAGAAAGTAGAAACGACACGTGTTATACTAACTTGAAACTTAAAACACTCTACACCATTCAGTGGTTCGTTCTCATATCTCAACTGTTTCAAACTCCTACACCGTCAATTATATAGAGATTTATAATTGATTTGCGACTTAGTATGTGGTATACTGAATAGTTAATAATCAGTCTAGAAATTAGAAGTAATCTTCATAGTTGCTGTTTCCTATGTGGTAACAGTTGGAAACTTTTGTTTTACCAAAACTCATTTTCTAGTTGCACCTCCCTCGACATCACCAATGCAGAGTAACCAGTCATTTGTTAGCACACTTTTTGtgtatattgtgttagtgaaTGTACACTCATTGTTTGATCGATGTAGGCACTTGAAGTGTCCAACTTGCCTGCTCGTTCATGTTTGGAAGTAATCTTCATAGTTAATTTGTAATTTCAAGATTGCTGTGTGAAATTGTTTGCTGAGTTATTGGTAAATTTCGTATAGCTCTGATGGGAACACTTGGAAACTCTTGTTTAACAGACACGAAAAACTCATTATCTTGATTGCACCTCTTTTGAAACCACAGAATAAGAAGTCTGAATTAACCCAGCTATTTGTTTCGTTTTCACTCATCTCTGCATGTTTAAGCATGCTAGCATACTTTTATGTATTTTCTGTTACTGAGTGTATGCCCTTGGTTTAATGGATGTAGGCACCTGAAGCGTCCAACTTGCCTGCTCGTTCACGTTTGGCACCTGATGTGCCCAACTTGCCTAATCGTTCTCGTGTAGCACCTCATTCGCCCAACTTGCCTGCTCGTTCACCTTTGGCACCTCCTGCGCCCAACTTGCCTGCTCGTTCACGTTTGGCACCTGATGTGCCCAACTTGCCAGCTCGTTCTCGTGTGGCACCTCCTTCGCCCAACTTGCCTGCTCGTTCCCGTGTGGCACCTCCTTCGCCTAACTTGCCTGCTCCTTTACGTGTGGCACCTCCTTCGCCCAACTTGCCTGCTCGTTCACGTTTGACACCTCCTGCATCCAACTTGCCTGCTTGTTCATCTTTGGCACCTCCTGCATCCAACTTAGCTGTTAGTTCATGTTTCATCAAAAACTTCAAAGGAAGAACCATTGCATTAGGTAGTATTAACACTGCTGATCCACCAATGGAAAATGTCCATAGTTTGATTATCGAAGAAATATTTGACAGAACCGCAGAATTATTTGATCAAGATGGAAAGCTTGGAGATATTATGATCGGTGGCGTGATTAATTGGCCAAAAGCATGTGTTGAGTCCAACTTCCCTGCTAATTCATGCTTCATTAGAAACTTTAAAAGAAGAATCATCGCTTTCGGTAATTTCAGCGCTGCTGATCCACCTACAGAAGATGTCTACAGTGTAATCGTCAAAGAAATCTACGGCAGAAGAATTATTTGATGAAGATGGGAAGCTCGGAGACATTATGATTGGTGACGTGATTAATTGGCCAAAAGCATGTGTTAAGCCTTGTCGATAATTGTTCTTCATTTTTAGTGACTAACCAGAACGTGTAGTCTTTGCAAGTAGTGATGTTTAGGTTCTTTTTTTGAAGTGGATGTTGTCTGGACAAGAAAAGTACAATTTTAAGCAACTGCAGCCTGGAGAGTGACCAAGCGCATGCAGGAAGAGCAGTAGAAGATTTTCAGAAATACGACAGACTTAGCTGTCGAAGAGGAACTTTGTTGGCACATCTTTTGTCAAGTCTGATGCAGAATAATGTCAGTCTTTTTGACGGGCAAGACGCATATTTTAGGGGTTGCCAATGAGTAAAAATAGTTCAGAGCTGCGTATAATAATTCAAATTGGGCTTGGGAGCCAGCTGGGCTGGGTGGATAATtgtagaacgattttttggggaccagcctttttttgaggggaccattgttttataagaccatctaccctatacttataagggatgTCTTAAAGTGTAGACATTATTAATTTGCCCCCCTAATCCTAATTGAGATTATAACTAAATTAATAACTACCAAAATATAAAAAAACATAATATAATCTATTaacaaaaaccaaaatcagactACCCTACCGccacacaaagaaaaaaaaaagtcttcttcttcctttcaacatcgtcttcatcgattaatcgtcgattcataaaattttcatcgtcgattaatcaatcgactataagaatggttcttcgaaagaaaaccaaaagactccaaggaacaggtcccccattaggacatttagcaaatcagccaagtgattttgagattcataaagaagtggaagagccaagtgaatccataatccagtataatagacgcagtaaGAAGCCTGATTATTCCATGGGACCGATTCACAGGTATTTCCCGAGAAACCcatttcttttaatttgattttcatcgattcaattgatttgaaatcatcaaaatagggttcaaattgAAGTTACAGTGTTTAGTTCGGTTAGAGCGTCTTTTATTGTTGCcctagtttcttaaccgaactccatgaaacgaagaacacgaagaacagttcggttttataggattgaaaactaggttaccgaactcgtgagttcggttgtttcgcaaaaaaattgttgaactgtcatgtaaccgaactatagtcatattaccaaaaataggaaaaaacTCCATGTAACCGAATTGTTTGATTTTTCCCAAAATTTCTAGTACCCACACTACCGAACTCTAGCAcctttgttcggttgtttcgcataaatgtttaaaactgccatgtaaccgaactgtacccttattacaaaaaaaaaaaaaattggccatataaccgaactgttcttttttTCCCTATATGTTTAATACCCAtataaccgaacttgttccaGTATGtgcggtttgttcgcaaaaaactttgacaaaccgaactcttggctatttacatatatatgtggagttcggttttctcgaaaaaataattgagtaaccgaactctatcctggaacacgatttttttttcttgagttgttttttttttcttcaaatgagttcggttacttattcatctcacaaggaaaccgaactacaccttcaaaACAGTtcagttacatgttcttcatataatgtaaccgaactgtgcaaaatccagttcaaaaatttacatttttggggaagtttttaccaattcaacatatattatctaagtttggagcatacctgttcacccaaatactcttcctccggttgtggttgataaaatccatcattttcatcttgagtttcattttggggaagaatacaatcaccatctaagaaataagccaaatccggatcattttgaagattaacaaatattctaggagaggatggagatgaagaatcagatgagttttcatcacttgaatacttaaagggggtgaattggattttttgttccatgtttttctccttcatcttctctaactctactatcacaataattctactcaactaataataaacccatattttaatttaatctttcttattctttttaactaaatcatttcactaatcataacctaaattaattaagagggtagattaggtattaaataaataactagatatggggtgacttagaattacttctaatgtctttacccaaaataaaaccatggtccccaaaaaatcgtttcaTCCCTGCCCGTGGGGCCATATATTATCTAAGCATACTTATTTTTGGTCAGTGTTTTTTTGTGCGCTCAGAGTGTATAATGTGGATACAcctgatttatttatttactttttcaactattttttttttttggatggatattattacaagaaactagttggaagcctaacaagctaagctccaacgacatattattacattaattgaacaggttgctgtgctaatCTATcaacgagcctcatgggtaacctagccaagggagccgaagcggcgGGAGGGGGGCTGG
This genomic stretch from Papaver somniferum cultivar HN1 chromosome 5, ASM357369v1, whole genome shotgun sequence harbors:
- the LOC113283731 gene encoding uncharacterized protein LOC113283731, coding for MHDTGGDVRDEDADMVDTGSDARDVAADSDQDADEQIADDEWLPTNSDEDADDDILDADGNGDMQFAEDQPLPANSYEDADILDADENGHMQIMDDQLLPTNSENVAGSSRKRKHQMIQRQLIDPHSESNYGNFTGYGQGSTSVPLDRRIPITFDKYGRPCDVGSEEFATDIGKIVRAFCRPAIESWRKVPDSMKENIWINIIARYVVPEIYKPNVLSRASKSYKTWKSQLRVEMDKHETVAEKQINMPWRLISNREDWESFVDFCNTDEDKKHRAAGRKARENLEFLHSCGRKGIYRKLYELEKESPTGEVNRAAIFVDTHVSKNINDPESSSISDIKLRLIKELVEANPNGQKDIDNDAVAQVCGLDGKGVVRGMGGGVLRAKVLASAASVETLRKVQQENKSLQSDIDLLRQLVVRTPNHTSAPSASPIRNCNSVTSNQSVSRMQNYTSTPSNQAPEASNLPARSRLAPDVPNLPNRSRVAPHSPNLPARSPLAPPAPNLPARSRLAPDVPNLPARSRVAPPSPNLPARSRVAPPSPNLPAPLRVAPPSPNLPARSRLTPPASNLPACSSLAPPASNLAVSSCFIKNFKGRTIALGSINTADPPMENVHSLIIEEIFDRTAELFDQDGKLGDIMIGGVINWPKACVESNFPANSCFIRNFKRRIIAFGNFSAADPPTEDVYSVIVKEIYGRRII